A portion of the Chryseobacterium tructae genome contains these proteins:
- a CDS encoding UDP-N-acetylmuramate--L-alanine ligase has product MKTHFIAIGGSAMHNLAIALKDKGYQVTGSDDAIFEPSKSRLEKKGILPQEMGWFPEKITSDIDAVILGMHAHQDNPELAKAKELGLKIYSYPEFLYEQSKNKTRVVIAGSHGKTTITSMILHVLNFHQKDVDFMVGAQLEGFDCMVKLTQDNDFMVLEGDEYLSSPIDLRSKFLLYQPNIALMSGIAWDHINVFKTFDDYIDQFRKFVASITAGGVLVYNEEDPEVVKVVENAENYFRKIPYKTPDYEISNGKVYLKTEMGDVPLSVFGAHNLLNMEGARHICQQLGIMDEDFYEAIMSFKGASKRLEKVEREDKGTLYKDFAHAPSKVKAAVKAFKEQFKNEKKYGFLELHTYSSLNPAFLEQYDHAMDGLDEAIVFYSEDALKIKRMEPISPEFIKEKFKNDHLRVFTNAEDLHAYWNTLDKTDGVYLMMSSGNFGGLDLTK; this is encoded by the coding sequence TTGAAAACCCACTTCATTGCCATTGGCGGAAGCGCCATGCACAATCTAGCCATTGCATTAAAAGATAAAGGATATCAGGTTACCGGTTCAGATGATGCTATTTTTGAACCCTCTAAATCCAGATTGGAGAAAAAGGGAATATTACCTCAGGAAATGGGTTGGTTTCCGGAAAAAATCACCTCAGATATTGATGCTGTGATTCTCGGAATGCATGCTCACCAGGACAATCCTGAATTGGCAAAGGCAAAAGAATTAGGGTTAAAAATATATTCTTACCCTGAGTTCCTATATGAACAGTCTAAGAATAAAACCAGAGTAGTTATTGCCGGATCTCACGGAAAAACAACCATTACTTCTATGATCCTTCATGTTCTGAATTTCCATCAGAAAGATGTAGACTTTATGGTAGGGGCACAATTGGAAGGTTTCGACTGTATGGTAAAGCTTACTCAGGATAATGACTTTATGGTATTGGAAGGTGATGAATACCTTTCCTCTCCTATTGACCTGCGTTCAAAATTTTTATTATATCAACCTAATATTGCTTTAATGAGCGGTATTGCATGGGATCATATCAACGTTTTCAAAACTTTTGATGACTATATCGATCAATTCAGAAAGTTTGTTGCAAGCATTACAGCTGGCGGGGTTTTGGTATATAATGAAGAAGATCCGGAAGTAGTGAAAGTAGTAGAAAACGCTGAAAATTACTTCAGAAAGATTCCTTATAAAACGCCTGATTATGAGATCAGCAACGGAAAAGTGTATTTAAAAACAGAAATGGGAGATGTTCCTCTTTCTGTGTTTGGAGCACACAACCTACTGAATATGGAAGGAGCGAGACATATTTGTCAGCAACTTGGGATTATGGATGAAGACTTCTATGAGGCAATTATGAGCTTCAAAGGAGCTTCAAAACGTCTTGAAAAGGTAGAAAGAGAAGACAAGGGAACATTATATAAAGACTTTGCCCATGCGCCAAGTAAGGTAAAAGCTGCGGTAAAAGCATTCAAGGAACAATTTAAAAACGAAAAAAAATACGGTTTCCTTGAACTCCATACTTATTCTAGCTTAAATCCTGCTTTTTTGGAGCAGTATGACCACGCTATGGACGGATTGGATGAAGCCATCGTTTTCTATTCTGAAGATGCTTTAAAAATTAAAAGAATGGAACCTATTTCTCCCGAGTTTATTAAAGAAAAATTCAAGAATGATCATCTAAGGGTTTTCACCAATGCTGAAGACCTTCATGCTTACTGGAATACTTTGGATAAAACAGACGGGGTTTACCTCATGATGAGTTCAGGAAACTTTGGCGGATTGGATCTGACAAAATAA